Below is a window of Candidatus Zixiibacteriota bacterium DNA.
CAAAATCGCTGTCCTCCTTCCAGTGCTTTAGGAGTTGCACCAGTCCCATGCCTATGTGTTCGTCTATGTACTGCCAGGCTCCTACCTTCTTCGCCGTCCGGCACAGGATATCCCATGTGTTCCTCGCACTTCTGCCCATCTCGCCACCGTCGTCAAGCTGACATGCCAGCCAAGCAATGGTCGAGCGATCTTCCGTAATCCAGTAGGCGACTCTCTCTTCAACACTTCTCTCAAGCACGCCTTCGAAACCTGTTAGAGCTCGCATTTTCGAAAACTCCTCGGCCTGGTTGCTCTCAATGATATTTACGAGCTTGGGTCCCAACAATACGTGGTCTGCTTCATCCGGCTGGACATTGTAGTGCACCGCCGCCAACAACCTAAGATAATCGTCGCCCAGATAAGGCGGCAGAACTTGCCCGGCAATCGATTCGTTCTCAGTTCTAAGTTTCTCAACAAGTCCTTTGTCATTCTCAATCGCAGCATACAACGCTAGAACTGGAAGCTTGATATCAGAATGCCATTGGCGGTAGAGCGCTCCAACACGGTTGATGAAGACCTTGATTTCCCTAGGAGTGGGTGCTTCCACGCCTTTTACCTTTTTGTGGCTAAACACTCGTCCCACTAAGTGCAGCCGTTCATCGTCCTTCTCATCTGGAAGCGCCTGGCGCAGCATGGTCATGAAGTACTCTTCCCAGTTTGACAAAACTGGCGCGGGGACGTGAAAGGAAACTTGGAAAGTCTTTTCAATAAAGGATACAGCCAAACCACCTCTCCCGCTACGTTCGGCAGCGTCTCCGTTCTCTTTGCCCTTAGAAGTGTCTCCGTTCCATAGTCGCTCAGCGGCAGTCGGAGCAAACGGTACTATCAACCATACGCGACCCGACCAAGTCTCAGAGTCAATTGAAGAGTTCTCCAGGAATGTTTTCATGGTGGACCAAACCGCCAGTGCATTGGGGGCATCAAGTCGATCAAGGTTGTCTACGACGATTACGAGTCGTCTCTCAGGAATATGTAGGCATTCCGCCAACAATTCTCCGTAATATCTCCGAAACTCAATCGCGGTGGGTTCTGGTGTTCTGTAGGTATCATTTGTTGTTGTGTCACTTGAATCGGTAGACAGTACGCTTCTCAGACGTTTCTGCTTATCCTCGTCTTTGGTGCAATAACTTAGCCCTAAGCACACAAGACCGACTAGTATTGGCAGGATTGACAAGAAAGAGCCCATTTGATGGCAGAGGCTATCCGTCCCGTCCCATTTCAATTGATTTAGTAATACAAGGCCAATGGGTGAAAGGAACACTGACAAACCGAAGAACACACCCGCAACAGTTGGCTTGCGGTTGTGGGTTGTCCTCGTGGTTTCCCTCTTTTTCGCTAACATTGCTCTCTTTTTGATCCAATTGCGACATGATATCCAATTCGTCTCAGAAAGAAAATCCCCGAGTCTCTCCAGGAACGACCGGTGGAGCGGATCGCGTTCATGTGCCCAGGCGTTGTAAAGAAAAAGGCGAGTATCGCCTCCCAATTTCTGTTTCAGCATTTCGACAACTGATGATTTACCACTACCCCATGAACCTGTGAGCGCGATAGACCGACCATCTTGGTCGGAGGAAATGAGGTCGGCGATGGAATCAGCTATTGATTGATGCGATCCAAGTTCATCCTCATCGGCGACTCTGTCGCTTAGAATCACTACTCTAGGGCTGTTGTCAGAAGTCAATTCCCCCCCTTGTTCTCGTTATGAATTCCCTCGAGTAGAGCGCA
It encodes the following:
- a CDS encoding KAP family NTPase, which produces MTSDNSPRVVILSDRVADEDELGSHQSIADSIADLISSDQDGRSIALTGSWGSGKSSVVEMLKQKLGGDTRLFLYNAWAHERDPLHRSFLERLGDFLSETNWISCRNWIKKRAMLAKKRETTRTTHNRKPTVAGVFFGLSVFLSPIGLVLLNQLKWDGTDSLCHQMGSFLSILPILVGLVCLGLSYCTKDEDKQKRLRSVLSTDSSDTTTNDTYRTPEPTAIEFRRYYGELLAECLHIPERRLVIVVDNLDRLDAPNALAVWSTMKTFLENSSIDSETWSGRVWLIVPFAPTAAERLWNGDTSKGKENGDAAERSGRGGLAVSFIEKTFQVSFHVPAPVLSNWEEYFMTMLRQALPDEKDDERLHLVGRVFSHKKVKGVEAPTPREIKVFINRVGALYRQWHSDIKLPVLALYAAIENDKGLVEKLRTENESIAGQVLPPYLGDDYLRLLAAVHYNVQPDEADHVLLGPKLVNIIESNQAEEFSKMRALTGFEGVLERSVEERVAYWITEDRSTIAWLACQLDDGGEMGRSARNTWDILCRTAKKVGAWQYIDEHIGMGLVQLLKHWKEDSDFAAKVLDAISMTEPEPAEDDQTGGSVAAEPWLKSCALVQEWVLDRFGSDIVSQHFRCPGDAKMYLAIVSHAIDGGFSPSLIGNLRPKVPASDIVEEITKVVADGKYSATMRKVVENLAAMKIGCPWESLTKAAFTRTQAPNELEPEELAALLGTLKDLESFTQQAPAGLTALATKAHIFHHIHTMHGKQHSPSMALCLYLILKYNANALVATARGNSANGVHVFNDMKVKPSICGYALDDLITVLIGAGETSLLIGSLAEDKSVEPLRLELVRRLAQREDILDLVPVQDFVSQEIDFYNALRSEDATYQTIVNGYIRDASLIDSLVEESFVPGLASLYCAVLLSPDATNEKYSAWLVSKLRQVSENRWVSELDAVYCSLYDLLASLRTKDVEIGLEVQFRNALRTYIDKLNAGSPPNADLGGVWTDMLGSLDEDYRKTFISETIDNMIDASTSYAKTIQLFGAALLDCERLNIAKDNIIQKGFTNFIKYERIDELHWFSNVIKECPDVLKKARRENRKTFKGEVANLLAKGELEEEILAVLSEIGETIGVKPANDKKEDTSESE